A region of the Desertifilum tharense IPPAS B-1220 genome:
CACCAATAAATATTGATTGTGTAATATACTATTATCCATTTTCAGACTTCATTAACTCTGCGCTTCCAAAAAGGGCAGAAAACCTTTCACAATAAATCAAAACAAATGATCCTGATTGCTCAATAGAGAAATCATCAGGTAGGGCATAACTAAACACTCCATTTAAAGCTTTTAAATCACCCAAATGAATAAACTGAGAAGGAGAAAGCTCCGGTGAAATGTAAACCTTGAGGTCAGGACCAGATGAGCTGGAGAAATCAATGAATTGTAAAATGGTTTTATCTTCTAGCTGAATCACTTGCACCTTTCCACTCACTCTGTAATTTCTTGTGCCATTGAAATTTCCTTCGTACATCACTTCACCAGCCTCTGGTAAAGGCAACATCAAAGCCTCTTCAATATTGTGTTGACAGGCTATTGTCAACAGTAGCATTGAAATCAACAACCACCTCAGAGATTTTTGATTTTCTTGATGTAGGATCCAATTCATGATA
Encoded here:
- a CDS encoding DM13 domain-containing protein codes for the protein MQTNKDGYIMNWILHQENQKSLRWLLISMLLLTIACQHNIEEALMLPLPEAGEVMYEGNFNGTRNYRVSGKVQVIQLEDKTILQFIDFSSSSGPDLKVYISPELSPSQFIHLGDLKALNGVFSYALPDDFSIEQSGSFVLIYCERFSALFGSAELMKSENG